Within Topomyia yanbarensis strain Yona2022 chromosome 2, ASM3024719v1, whole genome shotgun sequence, the genomic segment TTACGATGAGGGCAGTTCTAGTGCATGTTTTGGGGGACACGCTGGCAATTCATGAAATTTTCGAGTTAATGGGGCCCCAATCAAGTCTATTCTGTAGAATGTGCTATGCGACGCGTACTGCACTTCATTGTGGAAACATTGGTGATACCTTCCCTCATCGCACTGAAGAAAGCATACAAGGTGATTTAAATGCTCTTCAAAGCGGAACTAAAACACCTTCACAATGCGGAATCATTCGAAAATCAGCACTGAATGAagttaaatatttcaacatagCGGAAAATAACACGTTTGATCCAATGCATGATCTTTTGGAAGGCGTCGTCATGGTCGTaatcaaatgtgttttgaacGAAGCTGTAAATATCCATAAAGTGATAACGATTAGTCAAGTCAACCAAATTATACAGCATTACGAATACGGTATAACTGAATCGGCTGATAAACCTACCGCTAATTTTACTTGCGAGAAGTTAAAAGCACGTGGACATGCTATTCCTCAGTCAGCTTCGCAATGTTGGCTTCTCCTTCGAGCATTCCCTTTTATGTTCAACCAGATTCTCggatttaattcaaatttatcaTCATTGCTTAGAGCTCTCATGAAAATAACTTATTATAGTTTCTCCAATAAGCTAACATTGAATCAGATTAACGATCTGGAAAACGAAATCGAATGTTTTTACAAGTTGTTCAAATCCTGCTTCCCTGCCATCAACCCTACCAATAAATTCCATCACATCTCTCATTATCCCTACATAATTCGTCAGGATGGGCCAGTTGTTAATCATAGTTGCTTACGCTTCGAAGCGAAATTCAAGGAGTCGAAATCCCAAGCGAAGACATGCAACAATTTCATCAATTTAACAAACAGCTTTGCTAAGCGCCTGAATCTAGCACAGATAACCACTATTCTTGACCATTCATACGAAATTGGTACGGTAGATATCGTTTCGTCAAAGCACATACACAAAAAATCTCTAAGTAATTTACTCCTGATCCGGGATCTACCAGATTCAATCAAATATATAAAccatatgaaaataaataacacaAGCTTTCGGCCGGGACTGATAGCGAAATACCAAGTATGCAACGAAATGTCCTATGGTTTGATAATAGATATATTGCAATCGGATAATCAAATTGTTTGCCTAATACAGCATCTCGAATGCGAATATTGTTTACAATACAACAGTTACAAACTCAAAACTGACAGTCAAGTTATTCGCATATCACACAAGAacttgcaaacgaaaaaaacatacaacttaTGGAGTATATACGGAGATTCAGAAGAAAACTACTATATAAGTTTGAAATATGTAGATAGTTAGTAGGGAAATAAACttggaaataaatttataataaaataaacaacaatcaaGAAGGTAGTGCAAACAACTTGAGATGTCACTTTAAACCTTTATATATACTTATTCGCTCTTTTCAGCCCAAAAAATAAACGATCAGAACCTAGTTCTGCTCAACGATGCCGACCTAGTTGAAATGGGGATAATCGAAAAAGGATCCCGTCTAACAATTCTTAACATAATAAAAAACTATAGTTCTGAAGCTAATCCGACCAAAGATAAAATTGATGAGACTTCCactaatgttcaaaatttggtaaactttcTACTATAATTACTGTAAGCGCTTGTCGTACTATACATATTTAACGTTTTCAGATTAACCGTTCGACATTCGAAGATGACGCAAAAttccgaatgaaaattttgtatccaattttgGATCAAGGGATCGTACCAGATAAGGACGGTTTAAATCATCTTACACGAGTCGCATGCAAGCAAATGGAGACTCAAATAATGGACGGTCAAAGGCAAGTAGaaagttttatttgttactCTACTAGTGCATCAAACTATGAACACTCCTTAAAGTGTGATAGAATGAATTGTTTACATTGAACCGCACGAGTCTCTCCGCTAGAGCAACCTTGCGGCGAAATGCGCAATGCCTATACATATTTATAGggcttacggccaatttctttatcctcgcttaaattttaaaccgggttcaccagtacgtttaaacctggttaAGACGTTAGGCGAgaatgaagaaatcggcccttagtagTCCTTCGAGCAAATATGCAGGTGATCTAACACTGTCTATGAGCAGAGAAAAGCAATGCCTTTCGTTGTGAAGCTTCTATTTCAAAAAACATCGTAGTCAATCAGTATCATGCATTATTACTTCATTGAGCCTATGAAACTATGAAGTATGCATAGTAATGAAGCACGGCCAAACAACTTCACTTCTGATTATAAATATAAAGAAATGTATGAAACACAGTACAAACTGCTAGAGGAAACCACATAGTTATCAGTTCTTCGCATCCTGATTTCAATATTGACCATTCTTTACACATCTTCAATCTGGTTCGATTTATAAACTTCGGCATAAGAACGTACATGCGTCTTTGACGGTGGTACTTAGAAAGCGTAATTCGTCATGTTCCGGCACAAAATTATAAAGACGACCGACGACGACGAATTATAATAACTTAAACATTTAAACCAACAGAATTTAAAGGTATACAATTTCTGTTTATAGCGAgcgtgtttatttgtttacatataCAGTTCAATCGTAAATCGACCAAAGGGTCTAACTAAGCCGCAATGTCGTTGAATCGAGcaacagcgatgccagatttacagactgtggacagatttgctgcactgagaaacaaaaatatgcagaattagcatactttcattcccgtctcttttgctgtaattctcgacgaacatatgattacggcctaaaagccaaccgtcaaaatccactttgaatggaaattccagacaaaccgttactagtcgaacacagctcacaacagtttatgaaagagaaaacttttctctttcgtttactaccaacatctgtgattggcgtgtaacggtttgtccggaattttcattcaaagtggattttgacagttggcttttaggccgtaatcatatgtttgtcgagaattttcatgcattttctagcatatacttctagtaaatattcaatgagtggatagaccgaatacgtccaatgcacaaaatttgcagcagaagaaacgagaggcagatcaaaaagtatgatatcggtgattaaaaaaaagttctgcgTATGCCTGGTCCAGACatttacagacttttaaaacagTAATAAACTGACCGATTTTCTTCAGAAAATAATAGATGTGTCCCAGCATGCAAAGAATTACGAATCAAATACCGTTCATACTTTTaccatttagatttttttaagaaatttagaacTTAATCTTTCACGGAATCTTTTTGGTCTTTTTCGGAGTAACGAACCAATGATCTCTAAATGCGCAGGTATCCTTCTGTTGATCAACAGCATGCGGCAGCTGTTCAAATCGTAAAATTATTTCCACAACTTAGTAATACGCGAGTCACACCAACTGCTCCTGATGAGGTTTGTTATTCTATGCTTATTTAATttctctaatataattataattattttcatgctAGTCATTTTTCTTTTGGCGCAACGGAGGCAAGGAAAAGGGTGCTCATACTGGCATGATATTTCATCGCATCCGGAATGTCATCAAACAGCTACCTGCAGGAAAACATAAATATAATCGAGGAACTATGCCTGTAGAAGAGTCCGTTTCAACTGAACTTGTAGAGCGGGCTCAATTGCTCCGAGTAATGCTTGCATCGGCATCAGTAGCAGaacatatttgtgatgaaatggaccGATGCTTTCCAGTCCTCAAACTGttattaaaagaaaagaaacccgTTAATGATATCTTGGATATGTTTCCACACCTGTGTTCATATGAAGGATTGGTGGtaacatgtttattttttattatttactatttcacTTTATGGTATTCACGGAACATATGAATATTTATATCATATCACTTTTTCTAGATTCGTCAAATGTTTGAGAGATTGTATCCTAACAGAACAGAAGGTCTCAAAATCGAGGATGTCTTCTCTCAGTGTCTATCTTATTCACCGTCCAGATTCTCTAGAGTAGAAGATGgtgagatatatttttttttaatttagcccAAAGGTCtgtcataaaattttaaatttgtaaaactaTTCACAGATCACATTCGAGGATGCTTGAGAATAATTTCTCATATGCCAATTCGCGGACAAAAAAGAACGCTGGTAGGCTGTCCAACTGTAGGCGAAGAACATTCGGCTTCAATTTTAATTCGTTGGATTGGGGTAAATGCAATATAATA encodes:
- the LOC131685397 gene encoding uncharacterized protein LOC131685397 yields the protein MRRYPSVDQQHAAAVQIVKLFPQLSNTRVTPTAPDESFFFWRNGGKEKGAHTGMIFHRIRNVIKQLPAGKHKYNRGTMPVEESVSTELVERAQLLRVMLASASVAEHICDEMDRCFPVLKLLLKEKKPVNDILDMFPHLCSYEGLVIRQMFERLYPNRTEGLKIEDVFSQCLSYSPSRFSRVEDDHIRGCLRIISHMPIRGQKRTLVGCPTVGEEHSASILIRWIGECLDTYVASPATDSKLHMVCVASPMKRGNYAVICEKKVIFETNNSIHAVEILFKCYAVLGVEVPPNFRMFWDFLACAIYNIIPHSQRTTVNRLVQTFIEVSRARIDNK